From one Brevibacterium sp. 'Marine' genomic stretch:
- a CDS encoding metalloregulator ArsR/SmtB family transcription factor — MLTIASRLDVMNRLGRAMADPTRSKILMSLLEGPSHPAVLSRELGLTRSNVSNHLTCLRDCGIVVAEPEGRQTRYEIADPHLAGALTALVDVTLAVDESAPCIDPHCSVPGCCAATGSGDAS, encoded by the coding sequence ATGCTGACTATTGCTTCGCGCCTCGACGTCATGAACCGGCTTGGCCGGGCCATGGCCGACCCGACGCGCTCCAAGATCCTGATGTCCCTGCTCGAGGGCCCGAGCCACCCTGCCGTGCTGTCGCGCGAGCTGGGGCTGACGCGCTCGAACGTGTCCAACCACCTGACGTGCCTGCGCGACTGCGGGATCGTGGTCGCCGAGCCCGAGGGCCGCCAGACCCGCTACGAGATCGCCGACCCGCACCTGGCCGGGGCGCTGACGGCGCTGGTGGACGTCACGCTCGCGGTGGACGAGAGCGCGCCGTGCATCGACCCGCACTGCTCGGTGCCCGGCTGCTGCGCCGCGACCGGTTCAGGGGACGCCTCGTGA